The following proteins are encoded in a genomic region of Gimesia algae:
- a CDS encoding DUF1328 domain-containing protein codes for MLSWALMFLVIALVAGLFGFGLVGGMAYGAAKICFFIFLVLAVISLLTGKRVPTE; via the coding sequence ATGTTGAGTTGGGCATTAATGTTTTTAGTAATTGCTCTGGTAGCAGGTCTGTTTGGGTTTGGTCTGGTTGGCGGAATGGCCTATGGCGCAGCAAAGATCTGCTTCTTTATCTTCCTCGTATTAGCGGTAATCAGCCTGCTGACGGGTAAGAGAGTTCCCACAGAATAA